The genome window TTGGACAAATAAACTTGTTCCTAAGTCCAATTGGTGGAGTAATTAGAATTGTCTTCCAAAGGACAAGTCTCCACTTGGGCCCATAACTGTCCTACCCATCACATGGGATTTTCTTTGATACAGTGCCCTGATACGTCATATTGTATTGCTTCTTGTGTTCACATTTTACTGTTAAATCACAGAGAGCCTGACTCAATTTACTAGGTAACTACAAGCCAAGTTCATGTTTGCAAATGTCtttgaatttaatatatttaagttAGAAATAACTCTTTGTAAAGACCACTGGATATAAAGTGATGATACAAAATAGCTGGGAAATACAAAaaggccaggagctggaggataaagaagggaggaaggaggaaggggagactCCAGTAATTGCCAATCCCAGCTCCTTTAATTGATGTTGATTCCTGTTGTCTTTGCAagagctttttatattttattttgcaagacttcacaaaaaaaaactacagttttaaccaaatagttattttataattaatgttTATGATTTCCAATTTactatcaaatatatatatatttatagcttATCATTAGAAGTAATTTTTGAGTATAATATTTGTATTGTAAATGGCCCCAGCTGGCTTTGTTATTTATGTTCAAAGCATAGTGCAGAGCATGTTGTACATTAGCTATGTGTGTAAACATAAAGAATtgtcatgtatttattttcttgtgaacATGGACAATGTCATGCAGCATGCCCACTGTTTGGTTGTAGTCAGTCTTGGCAAGTGGAAGTGACCTGTGATGATATCTGCTCTCATCCCTTTCCAGAGGCGGAGGAGCTGTACCAGAAGAGAGTGCTGACTATAACTGGCATCTGCATCGCCCTCCTTGTGGTTGGCATCATGTGTGTGGTGGCCTACTGCAAAACCAAGTAAACCTTCCTCCTCCatgcctttctctctccctcatgCAGAGACAGCTTAGATGGCCAGGGCTTTGCAGAATCTGAGCTCCACAGCCTAGTCTtggggataaaaaaaaaaaggaggggcgGGGGGGATTATTTCCTCCGAATAATCCATTCAGAGCATGTCTCCTAAACACAGAATATTCTATTCATGTGAAAGTGCTGTAAAGATTTCTGTCCAATGACCACAGCCCCTGAATGGATAAAGGGCTGGAGGGACAGGCTTGTATGGAAGTTATGTGTATGGGTGGGACAGAGTGAAGGCACCTCATTCTAAAACGAGAAGGAAGGTAGCAAAAGTCCATTTGAGGGCTTTAGTATAGTCAAGTTATCCCCAAAAGAAACTAATATGCACCTAGAAAAACTTCTATGGGTTAGAGACTGACTGCATTCAGGGTGCAGTAGTACCTTTAGTTCAAAGGACTACTGAGAACAAGTCCAATTTACActaaaatttacaagataaaGGAAATCTTTTGTGGTATCTGAAATGCAGTTTTCTGAGttatagtgattatttttaaattctatctaATTAGGTTGCCAGTATGAATGCTCTCACAGCATGAGACGTAAAAAAGGAATCTCAGGGGAGGAAAATCAAGCAAAACTTTCTTTGAAAACGTAAAAGAGAACACATGAGAATAGATTTGGGTTCCCTATGTTTGGCCTTGAAGTTTGGTCCATGTTAACAAATTCAATTGTATGTGACATGAATTCTCTTCACTTTTCTCTCCTACATATAACTTACATTTCAAGCGTAATATAATGTTAAATTAACAAGGTTTTTGTAAAAATGTTGCTGCATGATACTCTCTTGCCAAACCATCGATGGGAATATTTTCATAATCTGAATGTTGcattgaggaagaaaaataatatgcttttatACCACAAAATCCAAAGCATAGGTTGTATTTTCTTAATATCCCATGATTTAGTGTGTTGCCGGAATTAAGTGATAGAGATAAGCCTTCCTGGAATCAACCTGGTGAGTCTCattagattccatctcaatattCGCTGCCTAGTTACACAAAAAGCGTTACCAGAGTAGGAACATGTTACAAGTGTGCCAAAATCCATTGGCAAAATATGTCCACATTCTCACTCGCATACATAGGATACACTCACAAACATGCTAACTGTGTATATTCAAAACTCAGTTCATTTCTTCAGAGACCCCAGGAAAAGCTATAAATGAAGTCACTcttataaatgtacattttttttcctggttcaagtgatgctcatgcctcagcctctcgggtagctgggaccacaggtgcacgccaccagcccagctaatttttgtattttttgtagaaacagggcttctccgtgttgcccaggctagtctcaaactcttggattcaagtgattctgctgcctctgcctcccaaagtgctaggcttataggcatgagccactgtgcccagcccagcacaAATTATTATCTAAGACAAATAAGTGTCCATTTGTAAGACTTAGGCAAAGATGGATTGATAGGAAAGTTGGGATTTTAGTCAATTATCAACTTATTTGTGttatcctctttttttcttgtctctgtAAAACAGCTAAATTACCAAAAGAATCCCATGtggattttaaaatctatttggtAAGGATGTGTGGTTTCACTTGTTCTGGGATAGAGTGGACAcactcccttccctcttcctcatcAACAATCTACTGCCTTGAGCTACTCATAGCTGTTGGTAGAATAAAGATTTGGCTCTACTATGAAATGTAAATAAtcgaaaaaaaataaatgctccCTTTCTTATGTCTAGGAAACAGCGGAAAAAGCTTCATGACCGTCTTCGGCAGAGCCTTCGGTCTGAACGAAACAATATGATGAACATTGCCAATGGGCCTCACCATCCTAACCCACCCCCCGAGAATGTCCAGCTGGTGAATGTACGTTGACTCTGGCCAGTGGAAAAAACTGAGCCTCTTTCCTCTGTTCAGACGCCTTGAAGTTTATTTTCGAAAGCTCTTAAGCTTTTAGCTGCTGCCATTAATCACCATGGCTTCCAGGAATCCAGGTTTTTGCCAGGAGAAAATAAtgggaacattttttaaagtggatTTGGTTACTGTAAAATCAGCACATTTCCTCTTATAAAGTGTTCATTAAGGAGTTGGAATAATAGTGTTGGGTTTGTTCTGCAAGGAGGCCATAGCTGGGGCTTGcgtggagagtgtggggagaaaacaaaattaatagtaCAATAATCAAAAGGATTTCTTTTCATATATAACTTGGAATATATGAGGCTACTCCAGTCTGTAACTGATTAGTACAGATAACTGAGCAAAGAGCTTTAGAGTTATCTTCTCAGGGCAATTCACAGTGCCTGATGATTTACTGATGATGATTTCCAAAGGATTCTGATTTCCTTTAGGGCGTGGAAAGGTCAAGTGACTTATCAAACACGCTTCTTAGTAGCAAAAGGAGAAGAGTGTCATGCCAGCTTCTTCCCTGGCCCTTTCTAAATGATGTCAAGCCCTCCAGATGAAATGTATCCATCATCATTAAACTATTTTGTTCATACTGTACCAAACACTCagcattcagtttttaaaatacaactaGATCATAGAATATTAGGTTCTGGAGAGTTTGAAGATACTATCTTTCAAATCTCTCTTTTATTTACAGATAAGGGCCAGAGCTGCACTATCTCCTGGCTTTTGGAGTATTGCTCTTTCTATTCCAGCATCATCCTTCTTGTTTTCAAATTATTGCTATGATGTAtggtttttttaaatacacaaagcTTGAAGATTTTATTGTAGTACCTTTTCTATCCTATAGAAAAAGGCATATTTTGAGTGGAACAGATGTATCATAGACCCAACTACAGAGTTGGTGGTTACTAAACTATCAGCAAGTCTTATAGCAAACACCGTTGAGATTTTGTTGGAACAAGGTGCTCATAGGTTAACATACTCTGTTGCTTTTTCACACCCTAACAGTGTTCATCACAATGTTCTACACACGTGATAATGATATTCACTACAAAAAGAACTATAATCTGTCACTATGCATGTTATATAAACGGTAGAATGACTGCCTGGATTACATTTACTGCTCACATTGTGTATCTTTGGCCTTTAACCTTTCTCAACCTTATTTCTTCAATATAAAAACAGACCtaaaaataatacctacttcCGAGACTCCTTGTGAGCCTTAAATAAGGTAATTTGCATAAAACACTTAGCCTTGCGGCATTTAGTGAATGTTCAATAATTGTTAAGTATTATTTTCATTAGATTCACTGAGCTTGTGTTGCCTCCCAAGAAGCAATAGTGAAATGGTGCAGGGACTAGAAGTAGGTCACTGTGTATCCTTTCCTTTAATCAAGCTAGCTGTATTTCCTAGAAGATCCACATGGAATAGCCTTTCCACTAAGAGAACCAGCTAGAGTTTCAAGCATAATTCAAGCTGTGTATTTTTGGATCTCCATGAATATATTTAGAGCCCACAGACCATCAGATTATAAAGTGCCTTATTTCATCAAAAAGTATGCCTTTCTATTGGTTTTCCTATTACTTAACTCAATTTGGTATAAATACCAACAGCAATTAAAACACAACTTCAAAACGGGCCTCCCTCCCTAATAGAAACAGTAAAAACTACTGTGGTTTGCTGATGAAAATAAACTCTgactaggcgcggtggctcacgcctataatcccagcactttgggagacggaggtaggcggatcacctgaggtcaggagtttgagaccagcctggccaacatggtgaaaccccatctctgctaaaaatacaaaaattagctgggcatggtggcacatgcctgtaatcccagctactcgggaggctgaggcaggagaatcactggaaccccagaggtggaggttgcagtgagctgagattacgccactgcactccagcctgggcaacagagcaagactccatctcaaaaaaaaaaaaagaagaagaagaagaagaagaagaagaagaagaggaagaggaagaggaagaggaagaggaagaaagaaagaaagaaagaaagaaagaaagaaagaaagaaagaaagaaagaaagaaaagaaagtagaatcCACCTGCATTAAATAGAAATGTCCTCCATATATTATGTGCTTTGTCAAGATATGTGCGTTGACAACAATTGTTAAGTCCCTCCAATTTATCAGTAGCCTTGTTAGCCCTACCACTGAGAACAAGTTAAACATTTCAATGACATTAGTAGGGCAACATGGGCACTaggaaatggaagaagaaaggtAGGCCCAAAATATagaggttttaaatatttttttctagtgctttgaaatttgaaattacataAACCACCTGTCTGCTTCTATTTCACTCAGGAGCATTTAGCCTTCTTCGACTTGCAATAACCATGAAACAAATGAATATTGGATGGATATTTGTATTTGTATGGAAGTCTAGTCatgttattaatttaaaataaaatagaggaaatAGGACTTTTGCTGATAAAATGTAGTTGGGATGATGGGCCGTACATTGGATGCACATCCAGAgaggtttttttatttgtttatttgtttgtttaactcTATTCATCTCATCTAAAAGCCACAGTAGCCAGGACAGGATTTTCCATCTGGCTGTTGAGGAAATGGAATTTATTACAAAGCATCTGTACAAAAATAGATTTGTGTGTTTGTGACAGTGTTAGTGATTTTATTTACATGACAATATTAGTACCTTGACTGACATGAATCTACACGAATCTTAAAGTTGTGTCTCTTTGTTTATCCAGCAATATGTATCTAAAAACGTCATCTCCAGTGAGCATATTGttgagagagaagcagagacatCCTTTTCCACCAGTCACTATACTTCCACAGCCCATCATTCCACCACTGTCACCCAGACTCCTAGCCACAGGtatgagaatttaaaaattccatgGCTTTTCTCTCAGCATGAATTGTTGCACATTGCCCTTTGATACCACTGCCTAAGAAAGGACGCAGTGAAATGGATGGTCTTTGGGCAGCAACAGATTTTGAAAATCAGCTGGCTTTGCCCTTAATTCCTGCATAAATTTGAACCTCAATTAGGTAACTCCACAGGGCCATTGTTTCCCGTTCCTGAGATTGTCTTTACTCATGCCCTGCTACTCACCCAATTGCTACACTAGGACAAGTCTGTTTTTGGCTCTGCATAATACTTAGAAGTCAACTTCTTTCAATAATTGATTGCCCTGGGAAATGCGCATGAGAATTGGTTACATAGCGGAACCCTAAATTCTCAAATGCCCTGGCGATCCCCACCTCAGTGCACTTACTCTACCAAGACCAATGCTAGATCTCCAAATGTAGCTCATACAAGGAAATGTTTCTTTAATCTAAGCCACTCAAGAACAGAGACACTATAATTATACAGTAAGGAGTGGCAttcgataaatatttattgaatgagtgaTCAAGTGAATGTACTGTATACTTACAAAGCCAATCTGAATCAAGATCCTCTCTATAGCAAATGATCTTTGTGGCTATTCTATTCGGAGACAAgtgatgttgcagtgagctccAGATGCATCAGTAGTTTGAAACATTTGTCAGAATCCATtcctttcatttccattttttgcatataatttttgAATGAAATATCTCATTGCCTCTCCCATTTCCTCCACAGCTGGAGCAACGGACATACTGAAAGCATCCTTTCCGAAAGCCACTCTGTAATCATGATGTCATCTGTAGAAAACAGTAGGCACAGCAGCCCAACTGGGGGCCCAAGAGGACGTCTTAATGGCACAGGAGGCCCTCGTGAATGTAACAGCTTCCTCAGGCATGCCAGAGAAACCCCTGATTCCTACCGAGACTCTCCTCATAGTGAAAGGTAAAACCGAAGGGCAAAGCTACTGCAGAGGAGACAGTCAGAGAATCCCCGTGAGCACCTGCGGTCTCACCTCAGGAAATCTACTCTAATCAGAATAAGGGGCAGCAGTTACCTGTTCTAGGAGTTCTCCTAGTTGATGAAGTCATCTCTTTGTTTGACGGAACTTATTTCTTCTGAGCTTCTCTCCTCGTCCCAGTGACTGACAGGCAACAGACTCTTAAAGAGCTGGGATACTTTGATGCGGAAGGTGCAGCACATGGAGTTTCCAGCTCTGGCCATGGGCTCAGACCCACTTGGGGTCTCAGTGTCCTCAGTTGTAACATTAGAGAGATGGCATCAATGCTTGATAAGGACCCTTCTATAATTCCAATTTGCCAGTTATCCAAACTCTGATTCGGTGGTCGAGCTGGCCTCGTGTTCTTATCTGCTAACCCTGTCTTACCTTCCAGCCTCAGTTAAGTCAAATCAAGGGCTATGTCATTGCTGAATGTCATGGGGGGCAACTGCTTGCCTTCCACCCTATAGTATCTCTTTTATGAAATTCCAAGAagggatgaataaataaatctcttGGATGCTGCGTCTGGCAGTCTTCACAGGTGGTTTTCAAAGCAGATACTGCCTTCAAGATGGCCCTTTATTCCAGAATGTTTTGGCTTTCCTTTGGGGAGATTGGGTTGGGTTGGGGGAGTTATAGCAAAGGGAAGatgaagaatggaagaaagtaaacaaaaagatATTAAATAGTAATATTGAATTCATAGattctctttctccattttcaCCTGAACTGGAAGATGACCAGTATTTCTAGCCCATCAGTAAGCTGTTACCTGTTCCTATTTGTTTGCAAGTCCTCTgggttttactttattttattgtcatCTCAGGCTAATCTTTGACCATTTACTAAAAGGTTTACATAATGTCAAATCCATGCTTATGTGGTAGTTACAtgtgtggaagtgactttgataCAGTCTTTCCACTCTTGAACTGGGAAGtacttccattaaaaaataacacattctGGGCTTGCAGGCCTCTTGCTTACTTTTGCAAGGGCCTTTCCttcaaaatgatattttagaaCTTTATGGGATTTATGAAATCAGAGGTAAGCTATTACCTGTTTGTTTGCAAGtccactgaattttattttatttatttttattttattgtcatctTAGTCTAATCTTTGACCATTTACTAAAAGGTTTACATAATGTCAAATCCATACTTATGTGGTAGTTCCATGGGTAGAGATGACTTTGATAGACTCTTTCCACATAAAGACTGGGGAGTACTGACAACAAAAATTAACAGactgggtgtgatggttcacgcctgtaatcccagcactttgggaggctgaggtgggtggatcacgaggtcaggagatcaagaccatcctggccaacatggtgaaaccccgtctctactaaaaatacaaaaattagctgggcgtggcagtgctcacccagctgtagtcccagctactcgggaggctgaggcaggagaattgcttgaacccaggaggcggaggctgcagtgagctgagatggcgctactgtacttcagcctaggcaacaaagcaagaaaaataaaacaacaacaaaaacaaacaaacaaaaattttgggCTTGCAGGCCTATTGGTTACTTCTTCAAGGGCCTTTCCccaaaaatgatattttagaaCGTTATGGAATTTATGAAATCAGAGGTTTCCCTGCAACTAATCTATGAAAGGCAGGGtttaaactgttttaaaactttagtcttaaattcatataattttttttatgtattaaGGAAGTCTATCCATTCTATTTCAGTCTATTTTTGAAACATGAAAAGGAAGTTAGAGATGAAATCATTCCTCATCACTACAAgtgatatttatctttaaatgttGACATCTCCCTGCTGTGCTTGGCTTCCAGATAATACCTAGGACTACAAAATATTCCTTTAACCTAGAGATTATGGAGAGAAAAGATGAATCACTTTTATATGTTGGTTGAATTTGAATTAGCATTTCTCAGAGAGCTTAATTTAAGTACCCCCAAAGCCAAAAGTCTGAAGACTCAAGGCCCACGTATTTCAATTTCTCAGGCACGTTCCCGGTTTAGAGGCAGTTAGTTCTCATATCTGTATCACTGCAAATCATGGAGAAGCAGCGAGGTTcatgggttttctgttcctgttagcGAGAGTTCAGATGATGGCACTCCGTGTCATCTCAGGTCATGTCAAATTAGACTCTGTGAATGCCAGTGTGAAGAAAAGAGTCATTTAGTCTTGTGTGCTGGTAGCATTTTTTATCAAAAGCTGAGAAATGTGACTCTGAATAAGCCACGTCTTCCTCAGTGCCAAAAGTCAGGACTTCTTATATTGGGGGAAGAAAGCATGGTATGGTGAAAACAGTGTGCTTGGTGGCCTGATGGCAAGAGTCACTGAGCATTATCAGACATAACATGATAGAAGGTAACATGGTACAGCCAACCCTTGAGGCATCATGAAAGAGATTAACCAAAGACTGATATAGTTGTGGGTTTTGGAAGAGAGATAGACCAAAGATTGGACATAACCTCATTGTGGTAACTGTGAAGCCAACATTAGGCTCTCTCAGGCTTACCTTTGACTGTGTTTGTTGGACACTGGGATGGATAGTTCCAAATTGAATGTTAACTAGTTGCATTTCatggaaaatatgaaaagcaCACAAATGTATGACACTGTTGTCAGGAATAAATCTAAGTTactatgctctttttttttcataagacATAACCTTATAGCTGAGCTAAGGAGAAACAAGGCACACAGATCCAAATGCATGCAGATCCAGCTATCAGCAACTCATCTTAGATCTTCTTCCATTCCCCATTTGGGCTTCATTCTCTAAGACCCCTTGGCCTTTAGGAAGGTATAGTATTTAAGTAATACTTCTTTCCCTTCCGAATCCCTGAGCCTTGGTCCTTATATAAGCTGAGAGGTTTCCAGGACCTAATGCCTTCTTATCTTGGCTCATATGcctttatttataattgtgatGAGATTGAAAATCCCAAAAGCTTTGATGAGCTAGGCAATTTAGCTGATCTTTGCATGCACTCCTGTGAGGAAACTCTTGGCTACCTAATTTTCGATTCCAAGGGTGTGGAATGTCCTAGCGTAAATAATTGAGCAGTCTACAATGAATAGAAATTCTCTGTTCTCTGATGATATACTATTGTGAACTCTGTCCCCTTACCTTCCCTGCTATGTGCCTCTTATTGCACCACACTTATGCAGGGTATTCTGTGCTCACACAGGTATGTGTCAGCCATGACCACCCCGGCTCGTATGTCACCTGTAGATTTCCACACGCCAAGCTCCCCCAAATCACCCCCTTCGGAAATGTCTCCACCCGTGTCCAGCATGACGGTGTCCATGCCTTCCATGGCGGTCAGCCCCTTCGTGGAAGAAGAGAGACCTCTACTTCTCGTGACACCACCAAGGCTGCGGGAGAAGAAGTTTGACCATCACCCTCAGCAGTTCAGCTCCTTCCATCACAACCCCGCGCATGACAGTAACAGCCTCCCCCCTAGCCCCTTGAGGATAGTGGAGGATGAGGAGTATGAAACGACCCAGGAGTACGAGCCAGCCCAAGAGCCTGTTAAGAAACTCGCCAATAGCCGGCGGGCCAAAAGAACCAAGCCCAATGGCCACATTGCTAACAGATTGGAAGTGGACGGCAACACAAGCTCCCAGAGCAGTAACTCAGAGAGCGAAACAGAAGATGAAAGAGTAGGTGAAGATACACCTTTCCTGGGCATACAGAACCCCCTGGCAGCCAGTCTTGAGGCAACACCTGCCTTCCGCCTGGCTGACAGCAGGACTAACCCAGCAGGCCGCTTCTCGACACAGGAAGAAATCCAGGCCAGGCTGTCTAGTGTAATTGCTAACCAAGACCCTATTGCTGTATAAAACCTAAATAAACACATAGATTCACctgtaaaactttattttatataataaagtatTCCACCTtaaattaaacaatttattttattttagcagttctgcaaatagaaaacaggaaaaaaaaacttttataaattaaatatatgtatgtaaaaaatGTGTTATGTGCCATATGTAGCAATTTTTTACAGTATTTCAAAACGAGAAAGATATCAATGGTGcctttatgttatgttatgtcgAGAGCAAGTTTTGTACAGTTACAGTGATTGCTTTTCCACAGTATTTCAGCAAAACCTCTCATAGATTCAGTTTTTGCTGGCTTCTTGTGCATTGCATTATGATGTTGACTGGATGTATGATTTGCAAGACTTGCAACTGTCCCTCTGTTTGCTTGTAGTAGCACCCGATCAGTATGTCTTGGGCACATCCATCCAGATACGCCTCACTTGTGTATGAAGTTTTCTTTGCTTTCAGAATATGAAATGAGTTGTGTCTACTCTGCCAGCCAAAGGTTTGCCTCATTGGGCTCTGAGATAATAGTAGATCCAACAGCATGCTACTATTAAATACAGCAAGAAACCGCATTAAGTAATGTTAAATATTAGGAAGAAAGTAAtactgtgattaaaaaaaaactatattattaATCAGAAGACAGCTTGCTCTTACTAAAAGGAGCTCTCATttactttatttgaatttttttttctcttgataaaAAGCAACAGTTTTAGGGATAGCTTAGAAAATGGGTTCTGGCTTGCTATCAGGGTTAATCTAACACCTTATGAGAGGACTCAATGTCACTTTCTCTCTGGGGGAATGATCCAGCAGCTTATCTAGTTGACGATCAAACCATGGCTGATAAAGGTGCAATCATTTCTGACTTGTAGTTTTCACTGATTTTGAAGCTAGTGATTGGTTGTGTCTTCTCGGCTCAAAAAGAGGCATATTACGGCACAAAAAGCCCAGCCCAGACAGCACATGCAGCATTTTGTCTGAAATACTTCCGGAGTGAAACATGCCTGCTGTAATAGCGGTGACTTGTCATCATAGGGAAGTATTTCCATTGTAAAGTGTTCAGAAGGAGTGACTGTATAGGTGGAAAGAAGCTTGGTGACTcggttgaaattttaaaatgtgggtgACCACTCCTTTCTCCCCCTCTTTGTCTTGTATTTTTCCATGTTGCCTTGATCAGGTCATAACTGTGCCTGAACATTTTTAT of Macaca fascicularis isolate 582-1 chromosome 8, T2T-MFA8v1.1 contains these proteins:
- the NRG1 gene encoding pro-neuregulin-1, membrane-bound isoform isoform X13 — encoded protein: MSERKEGRGKGKGKKKERGSGKKPESAAGSQSPALPPRLKEMKSQESAAGSKLVLRCETSSEYSSLRFKWFKNGNELNRKNKPQNIKIQKKPGKSELRISKASLADSGEYMCKVISKLGNDSASANITIVDSNEIITGMPASTEGAYMSSESPIRISVSTEGANTSSSTSTSTTGTSHLVKCAEKEKTFCVNGGECFMVKDLSNPSRYLCKCPNEFTGDRCQNYVMASFYKHLGIEFMEAEELYQKRVLTITGICIALLVVGIMCVVAYCKTKKQRKKLHDRLRQSLRSERNNMMNIANGPHHPNPPPENVQLVNQYVSKNVISSEHIVEREAETSFSTSHYTSTAHHSTTVTQTPSHSWSNGHTESILSESHSVIMMSSVENSRHSSPTGGPRGRLNGTGGPRECNSFLRHARETPDSYRDSPHSERYVSAMTTPARMSPVDFHTPSSPKSPPSEMSPPVSSMTVSMPSMAVSPFVEEERPLLLVTPPRLREKKFDHHPQQFSSFHHNPAHDSNSLPPSPLRIVEDEEYETTQEYEPAQEPVKKLANSRRAKRTKPNGHIANRLEVDGNTSSQSSNSESETEDERVGEDTPFLGIQNPLAASLEATPAFRLADSRTNPAGRFSTQEEIQARLSSVIANQDPIAV
- the NRG1 gene encoding pro-neuregulin-1, membrane-bound isoform isoform X8 translates to MEIYSPDMSEVAAERSSSPSTQLSADPSLDGLPAAEDMPEPQTEDGRTPGLVGLAVPCCVCLEAERLRGCLNSEKICIVPILACLVSLCLCIAGLKWVFVDKIFEYDSPTHLDPGGLGQDPIISLDPTAASAVWVSSEAYTSPVSRAQSESKVQVTVQGDKAVVSFEPSAAPTPKNRIFAFSFLPSTAPSFPSPTRNPEVRTPKSATQPQTTETNLQTAPKLSTSTSTTGTSHLVKCAEKEKTFCVNGGECFMVKDLSNPSRYLCKCPNEFTGDRCQNYVMASFYKAEELYQKRVLTITGICIALLVVGIMCVVAYCKTKKQRKKLHDRLRQSLRSERNNMMNIANGPHHPNPPPENVQLVNQYVSKNVISSEHIVEREAETSFSTSHYTSTAHHSTTVTQTPSHSWSNGHTESILSESHSVIMMSSVENSRHSSPTGGPRGRLNGTGGPRECNSFLRHARETPDSYRDSPHSERYVSAMTTPARMSPVDFHTPSSPKSPPSEMSPPVSSMTVSMPSMAVSPFVEEERPLLLVTPPRLREKKFDHHPQQFSSFHHNPAHDSNSLPPSPLRIVEDEEYETTQEYEPAQEPVKKLANSRRAKRTKPNGHIANRLEVDGNTSSQSSNSESETEDERVGEDTPFLGIQNPLAASLEATPAFRLADSRTNPAGRFSTQEEIQARLSSVIANQDPIAV
- the NRG1 gene encoding pro-neuregulin-1, membrane-bound isoform isoform X23, whose amino-acid sequence is MSERKEGRGKGKGKKKERGSGKKPESAAGSQSPALPPRLKEMKSQESAAGSKLVLRCETSSEYSSLRFKWFKNGNELNRKNKPQNIKIQKKPGKSELRISKASLADSGEYMCKVISKLGNDSASANITIVDSNEIITGMPASTEGAYMSSESPIRISVSTEGANTSSSTSTSTTGTSHLVKCAEKEKTFCVNGGECFMVKDLSNPSRYLCKCPNEFTGDRCQNYVMASFYKAEELYQKRVLTITGICIALLVVGIMCVVAYCKTKKQRKKLHDRLRQSLRSERNNMMNIANGPHHPNPPPENVQLVNQYVSKNVISSEHIVEREAETSFSTSHYTSTAHHSTTVTQTPSHSWSNGHTESILSESHSVIMMSSVENSRHSSPTGGPRGRLNGTGGPRECNSFLRHARETPDSYRDSPHSERHNLIAELRRNKAHRSKCMQIQLSATHLRSSSIPHLGFIL
- the NRG1 gene encoding pro-neuregulin-1, membrane-bound isoform isoform X15 is translated as MSERKEGRGKGKGKKKERGSGKKPESAAGSQSPALPPRLKEMKSQESAAGSKLVLRCETSSEYSSLRFKWFKNGNELNRKNKPQNIKIQKKPGKSELRISKASLADSGEYMCKVISKLGNDSASANITIVDSNEIITGMPASTEGAYMSSESPIRISVSTEGANTSSSTSTSTTGTSHLVKCAEKEKTFCVNGGECFMVKDLSNPSRYLCKCPNEFTGDRCQNYVMASFYKAEELYQKRVLTITGICIALLVVGIMCVVAYCKTKKQRKKLHDRLRQSLRSERNNMMNIANGPHHPNPPPENVQLVNQYVSKNVISSEHIVEREAETSFSTSHYTSTAHHSTTVTQTPSHSWSNGHTESILSESHSVIMMSSVENSRHSSPTGGPRGRLNGTGGPRECNSFLRHARETPDSYRDSPHSERYVSAMTTPARMSPVDFHTPSSPKSPPSEMSPPVSSMTVSMPSMAVSPFVEEERPLLLVTPPRLREKKFDHHPQQFSSFHHNPAHDSNSLPPSPLRIVEDEEYETTQEYEPAQEPVKKLANSRRAKRTKPNGHIANRLEVDGNTSSQSSNSESETEDERVGEDTPFLGIQNPLAASLEATPAFRLADSRTNPAGRFSTQEEIQARLSSVIANQDPIAV
- the NRG1 gene encoding pro-neuregulin-1, membrane-bound isoform isoform X16; this encodes MSERKEGRGKGKGKKKERGSGKKPESAAGSQSPALPPRLKEMKSQESAAGSKLVLRCETSSEYSSLRFKWFKNGNELNRKNKPQNIKIQKKPGKSELRISKASLADSGEYMCKVISKLGNDSASANITIVDSNATSTSTTGTSHLVKCAEKEKTFCVNGGECFMVKDLSNPSRYLCKCPNEFTGDRCQNYVMASFYKHLGIEFMEAEELYQKRVLTITGICIALLVVGIMCVVAYCKTKKQRKKLHDRLRQSLRSERNNMMNIANGPHHPNPPPENVQLVNQYVSKNVISSEHIVEREAETSFSTSHYTSTAHHSTTVTQTPSHSWSNGHTESILSESHSVIMMSSVENSRHSSPTGGPRGRLNGTGGPRECNSFLRHARETPDSYRDSPHSERYVSAMTTPARMSPVDFHTPSSPKSPPSEMSPPVSSMTVSMPSMAVSPFVEEERPLLLVTPPRLREKKFDHHPQQFSSFHHNPAHDSNSLPPSPLRIVEDEEYETTQEYEPAQEPVKKLANSRRAKRTKPNGHIANRLEVDGNTSSQSSNSESETEDERVGEDTPFLGIQNPLAASLEATPAFRLADSRTNPAGRFSTQEEIQARLSSVIANQDPIAV